The Pseudomonadota bacterium sequence GCATCGCCCGGCGCCAGCTCCAATGCCTTCTCGTAGTCCTTCAGCACCAACTGCCCCTGCGCCGCATCGATGCCTTCACCGCCATTGCCGTTCGGCCCACCCAAGCGCACCGAGGCGCGTGTGTAGTAGCTGCTGCCCGCCTGCGGCGCCAGGCGCACCAGTGCCTCGGCATACTCCATCGCGCGCTCGGGGCTGCGACGAGATAGGGCGACGCCTGCGAGGTAGCGATGCATGTCCGCTTCGCGAATCCCCGCCTTCAAGGCCTTATTGAAGGCCTTTTCATAGCGCGGCTGTGAGCCCTTCATGCGCCCCGCCAGGAAACGAGCCTCGAGAGCCTGGAAGGCGCCTTCTGCCGGATCCAGGGTGCGGCGGGTCAGCTCGACCTCCACCTTGGGCATCGTGAGTTGCACGTACTTGAGGCTACCGCCGTTCCAGTACTCCTTGAGTTGCTCGTTGCACTCGATACTCGACCAGCCGAAGGCATCCTCGAAGGCTGCCATCGGATCCACCCCGGGTTTGTTCACGGCGGCGATGAATCCGTTGAGCTTACTGCCGAGCTCCGGCTTGGAGCTGAACATGTGCGACATCAGCCAGCCCTGGGCGTACTGCATGGACGTGTTTGAGATACTCATACGGCTGCCCGCCAAGTACTGCCCGTTGGACTTGACGATCTCCGAGCAGGGAATCCACGGGTAGCCCTGCACGACGGCGGCTCGCGTCGGTAGATCCCCAAGCAACACGAGCCCTTCCTTCTCGCGGAACTGGATCGTGGAGACGTACTCGGCGAAGCCCTCGTCGTACCACACGGGGTAGCGGTAGTTGCTGAAGTGGTGCAGCAGGTGATGGGTGTACTCGTGGAACAGGACGGCGCGCGCATCGACACCGCGACGGGAGATGTCCTCGGCGGCAAGGAACATGCGCGCACCGAGCAGCGGATTTTGATAGAAACCCAGCGTGCCGCCTGCTTGCATCTCCTTTTGGTACTCGGAGACCGTGGTGAACAGGTAGATAAGCAGGGGTGGTGTGGGGTCCTCAAGGAGTTCTACGCCGGCGAGGAAGGCCATGACGACGCGAAAGCGTTCCAGATCCCGGATCAGCGTTTGAACGGTGTCGAAGTCGGCGTCGCTGCGTACGGTGAAGTTGTCGTTCGAGACCTCTATCCAGGTGGCGCGCTTGGCGAGCGCGGGGCCGCTGGCAGTGCTTAGCAGTACCGAAAGAGCAAGAAAAGTGCTGAAAAACCGGAGCGTGCGCATGCCTCAGGGGACCTGGTTCTCTACCTAAACAGGGTATGAGTGGTAGCAGTCAGGTCATCTCATGTCCAGCCTTAGGGCTTCGCCATGGTTGTGCTAGTAGATCTGTGCACTCTGAAGTTGACGGTGTTGCCGCTTCGATTTCACCTCTAAGCGCGGGTGCGCCAAAGCAACCGCTTCGCTTCGATGGTCCCCGTCCTTGGCTTCAGCCGCTTCCGTACTGTCTCATGGTGATGATCGACGGATCCGAGTAGGCACTCAAGCGGGCGTCGGTGTTTGGTGTCTGCGACGCACCTGAGTTGGTGGCAGTCAGCGCAGACCCTCGGTAGCTAGTCGCAAGGCCCGTCGCGCTGGCGCTGGCGCTGGCGGCATCAAGTGCACCCTAGCGCCGCTCCCGGCTACCTATCCTGCTTGTGCCAACTGGCAAGTCCCGCCACCGTTCGAGCGCTCCCGCGGCTGGGTCCTGACCCCGCAGGTGGGCAACGACGTGCGGTACGCTGTCCTGACCCCAGAAAACCTCATCACCCACCAAATAGGACGGCACACCGAACACCCCTTGCCCGATCGCCCAGGCCGTAGCGTCCTTCAGGCGCTGCTTGGTGTCTTCGTTGGCGGTCGCGCGCACCAGCCCGGCGCCGTCGAGGCCCACCGCCTTCAGTACCTCGCCTACGTAGGCGGCATCCGTGATCGCGTCACCCCGCTCCCACGCCGCAGCAAAGATCGCGTCAACGGCTCGGGTGCGCTGATCGATATCATCGATAGCTGAGACTATCCGTAGCGCTAGCAAGGGATTAAAGGGGTGGGCCGGCGGTGGTTGAATTTTCCGCTCCTGCTCGTGGGCAAGGCGCACCACGTGCTTCCACGTATAGATGCGCTTGGCGGGGATCTCGGCTGGTCCGTTGGTGGCGTTGGCATCGAGCATGGCGGCGAACAGCACTGGGTGGGGTTCAAGCGTCACGCCCAGCGGCGCGAGCTCCTGCTTGGCGCGGTGCCAGCCGAGGTATGCGTAGGGCGAGATGAAGTCGAAGATGAACGGCAAGCGAGCAGTCATCGCATCAGCGCTCCTGTGGGCTCAACCACACGAGCGTAGCATCGTGCCCTTCCGCCGGCACTCGTCCTCGTGCGTGGCGACTTGCTCGAGCACAACGACGAACCGCGATCGGTGACCGGGGTAGGGGGAGCGCCACCTGTTGCGGCAAGTCCCGCGAGAGAATGTGTTCGCACTGCAAGCGCGATGCAATCGTGAGTTGGCTTGGCGCGTCCGATCGCCAAGCTGGCAATCGCCATCACGCGCTCGCCTTTTTTGAGTGCCACGCCGGGTGCGCCAGTCCGCCTTAGCCCGGCAGCCAAAGTCATGACTCACAACGGGAACTTCCATGACTTGAAATTAATTTCGCGATACAGCTTCAATCGAATGTTATTAGATAACTTAGCTAAAAGATCAATTCCGGCCGCTTGGGGGCAATCCTTCGTCGCAGGTACTCCGCATGTGTTGAGTCGAGATCACCGCGCCGGTGCCCTCTATCCAACTCAACCCAAGCGGCCTGGATGCCGCTCGACCGAACAAAGGATCTACCCATGAACAAGCAACAACTACTGTCCACCTCCGTATGCGCCTCCGCCCTAGCCCTGGCCACGGTGGTAATTGCCGCTACGATCCCCTTGCCTACGAAGAAACTCACGGGAGGCACCACTTCCGTGGCGAAGCTAGATCCTGCCGCGATACCCACATCGGGGCCAGACGCCGCGGGCAAGCTGTGCAACGACCTTCCAAATGGGGCGGGTATGGACGATGTCACGATCACGATCGACAACGCTACCGCTGGGGGCGTAGACGTAGGCGGCACACCGGCCGCGGAAACTGACTCGGGCGGATGGCATGTAAAGTTCGACAACGACGTCGATAGCGACGCGTGCGTTGACCTCAAGATCACCGACATTCAACCTGACGACTCGGGCAAGGATGTGGAGATCAAGGCCACCCCGTCGATCGAATCCTCCGTGGACGGCGTGGTCATCGAAGTGAATCCCTTCCCGCGCTTTGGTTTCGCGTCCAACCTCGATCTCATGCGCACCAGCATCACCGCAATGGATCACGGCGGCGGCCTGGCCTTCGTCCAGAACAACGACGGTGAGGAAGCTATCAATGCCCTGGAGGGCCAGGTGAGCTTTCCTGAGGGGGCCAACCGCTCCCTGCTCATGGTGGAGCTGCAAACTGAGCGCGGCGAGAAGCTGCCGGCGGCGATCACAGTCACCGACAACGGTTTCACCGTCGACCGCATGACGCCGATCGCGCATGGCGATGGCCGCCTGATCGTGCTGTGGTTCGATAACGGCGCAGGGGATGTAAACGCCCGCTTGCAACTGTCGGCGACCTACGCGCCCTGAGCGATCACGGGATCGCCCGCCCGATGGTGGGCGGGCGAGTCCCTGGAGTCTCCTACCCTGAACCCGACCACCACCTCAAGCGGCGGGCGAGCCACTCGGGAGTCACGCGTTGCACCGGTGGCAGCAGATGGACCGGCAATCCGCAGCGGGCCGCCGGGGAGCGCAGCGCATCCTAAAGCAAGCGTTAATCTGTCCTATCCCTTAGGCGAGGGAGGTGTTGCCGTTGCCCCTGCGCACAGGCCCATGACCCGCAGGAGTCTTAGCACCCGCCGAGGCGATCGAGACCACCGTGGTCGACGCGATGGAAGAACGGGTGTTCGCGGTCGAAGGGCGCACGAACACGGCACGAAACGTGATACTGCCCGCGCCGATGCGATGGCACGCTGCTCGCGCTGGGGCAATGACCGCGGCCCTATGCCTTGCCTGAGAATGCGGCGGTCCGACGAGCAACCTCGCCTTCAGATTCCAAGAGGGCCGCGCGGAGAATCGCGAATCTACCTTACGGCGACTCAGCCTACTTGCCGATTTGCTGCCTGACGGTGCGCCGAAGCTTCTCGCCGTACGGTGGCTGCAGTCCAGCGAGATCGGCGACGTTGACCTTGCTTTGGGTGAACACGGATTTCGCGTGGGAGAACGTGCGGAACCCGTCGATGCCGTGGTAACACCCCATGCCCGAGGGACCTATCCCGCCGAAGGGGAGATCCTCCTGCGCCGCGTGCATGACTACATCGTTGATCGTGACACCGCCAGAGATCGTTTGCGCGAGCACCGCCGAGCGCTCTTTGTCGTCGTCGCCGAAGTAGTACAGGCCGAGTGGGCGGGGGCGAGCATTGACGAAGTCGATCGCCTCCTTGATCGACTCGTAGGGCTTCACGGGCAGCACGGGGCCGAAAATCTCATCTTGCATCGCCGCTAGCTTGTCGTCGGGATCTACGATTAGGGTCAGCGGCAGCTTGTGGTTCGGTTGCTTTGAAAAGTCTTCGCTCGCCGGATTGAGCTCGATCACCTGAGCATCCTGGGCGCGTGCCTCGTCGAGGTAGCCGCGGATGCGATCGAAGTGCCGTTTGTTCACCATGCTCGCGTAATCATCGTTCTCCAACAGCGTCGGGTACATGGCGCAGACCGCGGCACGTATCGCCTCAATGAACTCGTCGATGCGCGGGCGCGGCACGAGCGCGTAGTCCGGGGCTAGGCAGATCTGGCCGGCGTTGAGCATCTTGCCCAGCACGATGCGCTCGGCCGCCGCCTGCATCGCTGCCGTACGCCCGACGATCACGGGCGACTTGCCGCCGAGCTCGAGCGTCACCGGCACCAGGTGTTCAGCCGCCGCACGCATCACGTGACGAGCGACGGAAGTGGCGCCGGTGAATATCAGGTGATCGAAGGGCAGGGCCGAGAAGTCTGCGCCCGTCTGCGGTCCGCCAGTGACTACGTGTAGTTCCTTGGGGTCGAAGTGCTGAGCCACCGCGCTAGCCAGCGCTTCGGACGTGGCGGGCGTGTACTCCGAAGGCTTTATCAGCGCGCGATTGCCGGCCGCCAACACGCCCGCTAGCGGAGTGAAAGTGAGGCTGACGGGGAAGTTCCACGGACTGATCACGCCCACCACGCCGAGGGGCTGGTAGTCGATGCGCGCCTTGGCTCCCAGCAGGTTGAGGGGGAAGGGTCCTACCTTACGCCTTTGGGAACGCATCCAGCGTCCTACGTGCTTTTGGGCATGGTCCAGGGCGGTGATGGACGCGGCGATGTCGGTGAAGCGGCTCTGGGCCTCGCTACGGTGGCCGAAGTCGCGGCATATGGCGTCGACCAGCGTGTCCTCATGGGTGCGTAGCAAGTCGATGCAGCGCTGCAGACGATCTCGTCGCAGCGCCAGGCTCGCAGGTCCGACCGCCAGGTGGTCTTCGCGCTGGGCCTCGAGCGCAGCCAACATGGCATCGGCGCTCGTCTCGTGAGGGATCATGACTCGCGCTTCGCTCATGAGCTCGCCTCGGCGGTGTTTGCGAAGCGCTTGCGCAGTTCGCGCTTCAGCACCTTGCCCGAGGGGCCAATGGGCAGCACCTCGACGAACTCGAACTGCTTGGGGATCTTGTAGTTCGACATCTTCTCGCGGCTGAATGCCTCCAGCCCCTGGGGGTCGGCCTGCTCAAGGTCGTGTGGCACCACGATCGCGGTCACACGCTCGCCCCACTTCGAATCAGGCAGGCCGATGACGGCGACCGATCGAACCTGCGCGTGACCAGACAGCACCTTCTCGATCTCGGCCGGATAGACGTTCATGCCGCCGGAAACGATCATATCTTTTAGGCGATCTACGATGTAGATATACCCGTCTTCGTCCCAACGGCCGATGTCGCCGGTCGCCAGCCAGCCATCGTCGGCGAAGACCTTTGCCGTCTCCTCCGGGCGGCGCCAGTACCCCTTGCTGATCGAGGGGCCGCGCATGAAGATCTGTCCGTTGACGCCGCTGTCGCAGATGACCTCATTGCTCTCGACATCGCGGATCTGCACCTCCGTCAGCGGCAGTGCGCGCCCGGCGGACCCCACCTTGGCCAACGCCTTGCTCGCCGGCAGCACCGTGCCACTGCCTTCGGTCATACCGTAGCCCTGCGTAACCAACGCGCCACGACCGAGCCACTTGCGCAGCATCGGCACGGGCACAGGGCCGCCAGCGGCGATGATCGTGAGGCCCGTGAAGTCGTGGGTGGCAAAGAGAGGGTGTTGCTCGAGGGCGATCAACATCGTTGGCACGGCAAAGACCGTCGTCACCTTCCACTCGGCGAGGCTGTGGTAGACCGCATCGACATCGAAGCTCGGTAGCATCACCACCCGGCCGCCAGCTGCGATGTCGGTCAGCGCGTACGCGAGAGAGGCGATGTGGAACATAGGCGCCACGGCCAAGGTGGTTGACGAGGCGTTAGGCCGGTTGGCTAGAAGTAGGTTGCATACCGTGGCCCACACGTTGCCATGGGTGTAGACCACGCCCTTCGGCGTACCCGTGGTGCCCGAGGTGTACAGCATGAAGGCCGTGTCACCAGCGTGCGTCGATACGATGCCATGCCGGGACCGGCCGTCAGTGCCTACCACTTTATGGAGCGATAAGGTGGTCCAGTGCGCTGGCGCCGAATCGATGCCGATCAGCGTTCTGCCGGCGAGTTGCGGGCGAACGGCCTCCACCTGATCCTGGAACGCTGACCCAACGACGATCGCCTTGATGTCCGCATCTTCGGCGATGAACAGCACTTCCTCGCCGGCGCTGCGCGGATTCAGGGGGAGGTAGACCGCGCCGAGACGGGACAGGGCGTACAGCAGCACCAACATGCCCGGTTGGTTTTCACCGAGGAACGCCACCCGATCTCCTCGCCCGATCCCGAGGTTGAGCAGCAGGTCGATCGCCGCGTCTACCTTGGCGACGATGTCAGCGTTGCGGTATGAGGTGCCTTGGAATACCACGGCAACCTGCTCTGGATCCTGCTCCGCGTTGTTGAAGAACGGTGCGCAGAGGTTGTCGGTGTAGACATAGCCGGTCGTTGCTGGTGTCACCTTAGCCACAGCCTAGCCTCCTTCATCATCCCGAAGTTTGCCCTGATGGGCGTTGGCGATCTTCGAGGGAGCCGGCCGTGCCGGTGATGTCGATGCCCGCCCGTTCGAAGCCGGCGCGCAGGTTGGCGATGTGTCGCGCCATCCAGGTGGCGGCGAGATCGCCGTCGCGCGCGCAGATGGCAGCGGTGATGTGCTCCTGGGCCTTCACGATGTGCCCCTGCGCATCCGGCAGGCGTTCGATGACGCGGATCATCGTGGGATTGGCGAGCAGGCTAAGAGATCTCAGCATCACGTTGATGACGCTGTTGCGTGCGGCGCGACCGATCGCGAACTGATAGTCGACTCCCAGGGCGACCACGTCCGCCGCCCGCTCGGCCCCTTGCAGCGCCTCGGTGATCTCGGCGAGCTGGGCGATGTCCTCGGCGCTGGCCCGCTCGGCGGCCAACCTGGCGCTGGCCGGCTGCAGGGCGGCGGTGGCCTCCCATACCTCCTCGAAGGTGGCGCCATGGCGTTCGAGGCCGCGGCTGGCCTGCTCGGCCGCGTGCTCGGCCTGTACTCGCGCCACCACCAGGCGCTTGCGGTTGATCCGCTGGGCCAATCCGGACTGCTCCAGCAGTCGGATCCCCTCGCGCACCGTCGAGCGCTGGACGCCCAGCTGCTCGCAAAGTACCTGCTCGGTGGGCATGGGTGCGCCCGGGACAAGCTCGCCACTCAGGATCGCCGTCTCCACAGCCTCGAAGACGCGGACGTACGCTGGCTGATCCTGGGGCTTTTCATGCAACGCCGACATAAACGTTCCCGATCAAAGAGATAGGGGCTCAAGGTTGATTTCGAGTATGTCTGACATTAATCTCCCGGTCAATATTAATGTCAGACTTTATTGAGGATGTCGCCATGTCGACCGTCGCCT is a genomic window containing:
- a CDS encoding AMP-binding protein encodes the protein MAKVTPATTGYVYTDNLCAPFFNNAEQDPEQVAVVFQGTSYRNADIVAKVDAAIDLLLNLGIGRGDRVAFLGENQPGMLVLLYALSRLGAVYLPLNPRSAGEEVLFIAEDADIKAIVVGSAFQDQVEAVRPQLAGRTLIGIDSAPAHWTTLSLHKVVGTDGRSRHGIVSTHAGDTAFMLYTSGTTGTPKGVVYTHGNVWATVCNLLLANRPNASSTTLAVAPMFHIASLAYALTDIAAGGRVVMLPSFDVDAVYHSLAEWKVTTVFAVPTMLIALEQHPLFATHDFTGLTIIAAGGPVPVPMLRKWLGRGALVTQGYGMTEGSGTVLPASKALAKVGSAGRALPLTEVQIRDVESNEVICDSGVNGQIFMRGPSISKGYWRRPEETAKVFADDGWLATGDIGRWDEDGYIYIVDRLKDMIVSGGMNVYPAEIEKVLSGHAQVRSVAVIGLPDSKWGERVTAIVVPHDLEQADPQGLEAFSREKMSNYKIPKQFEFVEVLPIGPSGKVLKRELRKRFANTAEASS
- a CDS encoding coniferyl aldehyde dehydrogenase, which translates into the protein MIPHETSADAMLAALEAQREDHLAVGPASLALRRDRLQRCIDLLRTHEDTLVDAICRDFGHRSEAQSRFTDIAASITALDHAQKHVGRWMRSQRRKVGPFPLNLLGAKARIDYQPLGVVGVISPWNFPVSLTFTPLAGVLAAGNRALIKPSEYTPATSEALASAVAQHFDPKELHVVTGGPQTGADFSALPFDHLIFTGATSVARHVMRAAAEHLVPVTLELGGKSPVIVGRTAAMQAAAERIVLGKMLNAGQICLAPDYALVPRPRIDEFIEAIRAAVCAMYPTLLENDDYASMVNKRHFDRIRGYLDEARAQDAQVIELNPASEDFSKQPNHKLPLTLIVDPDDKLAAMQDEIFGPVLPVKPYESIKEAIDFVNARPRPLGLYYFGDDDKERSAVLAQTISGGVTINDVVMHAAQEDLPFGGIGPSGMGCYHGIDGFRTFSHAKSVFTQSKVNVADLAGLQPPYGEKLRRTVRQQIGK
- a CDS encoding 2-hydroxychromene-2-carboxylate isomerase translates to MTARLPFIFDFISPYAYLGWHRAKQELAPLGVTLEPHPVLFAAMLDANATNGPAEIPAKRIYTWKHVVRLAHEQERKIQPPPAHPFNPLLALRIVSAIDDIDQRTRAVDAIFAAAWERGDAITDAAYVGEVLKAVGLDGAGLVRATANEDTKQRLKDATAWAIGQGVFGVPSYLVGDEVFWGQDSVPHVVAHLRGQDPAAGALERWRDLPVGTSRIGSRERR
- a CDS encoding FCD domain-containing protein: MSALHEKPQDQPAYVRVFEAVETAILSGELVPGAPMPTEQVLCEQLGVQRSTVREGIRLLEQSGLAQRINRKRLVVARVQAEHAAEQASRGLERHGATFEEVWEATAALQPASARLAAERASAEDIAQLAEITEALQGAERAADVVALGVDYQFAIGRAARNSVINVMLRSLSLLANPTMIRVIERLPDAQGHIVKAQEHITAAICARDGDLAATWMARHIANLRAGFERAGIDITGTAGSLEDRQRPSGQTSG